Proteins encoded together in one Triticum dicoccoides isolate Atlit2015 ecotype Zavitan chromosome 7B, WEW_v2.0, whole genome shotgun sequence window:
- the LOC119335976 gene encoding uncharacterized protein LOC119335976, translating into MAIMSPTSIVFSVIVFMLLSSAITTQADGSGDGKPKATSLVVEACKNASGETQDPDVTKEFCLSTLQSDKRSAEAKDLPGLVLVSIDILKGRVTDASVKVKKMLQNAKKGTVAMYALSICELQYENVVSTLNICQAMIKDHQGDKGILHSLRLPHCVDIAGDTSNECQTDLEDVPGTEALQTDNERLRILFNLNTALVVPYDVRD; encoded by the coding sequence ATGGCAATAATGTCGCCGACCTCCATCGTCTTCTCCGTGATCGTCTTCATGCTCCTTTCCAGTGCCATTACTACTCAAGCCGACGGCTCTGGCGATGGCAAACCTAAGGCAACAAGCCTTGTAGTGGAAGCGTGCAAGAACGCCTCGGGCGAGACCCAAGACCCTGATGTCACAAAGGAATTCTGTTTGTCGACCCTCCAGTCGGACAAGCGAAGCGCCGAGGCTAAAGACCTCCCTGGCTTGGTGCTCGTCTCCATCGACATCCTTAAGGGCCGTGTCACTGATGCTAGTGTCAAGGTCAAGAAAATGCTACAAAACGCCAAAAAAGGCACAGTGGCGATGTACGCTCTCAGTATTTGTGAGCTGCAATATGAGAACGTGGTGAGCACGCTCAACATCTGCCAAGCCATGATTAAGGATCACCAAGGTGACAAGGGCATCCTGCACTCCTTGCGTCTGCCCCACTGTGTGGATATCGCTGGCGACACTTCCAACGAGTGCCAAACTGATCTTGAAGATGTGCCAGGGACGGAGGCGCTGCAAACTGATAACGAGAGGCTGCGCATTCTGTTCAACCTCAACACCGCCTTGGTTGTACCATATGATGTCCGTGATTAG